Sequence from the Parvicella tangerina genome:
CGCTGTTTTTCTGATTTCCCGATGAGGAGGACAAGCTGTGATTCCACAGAGATAGATCTTTTCGATATTGAAAGCATCTCCTGTTCTAAAAAAAGAGCCCACATTATTCAAGCTTCTAATGTTGTCTAATACTACCACAATGGGATGTTTGGACTTTTGTTTAAAGGCCTCTACACTATCTCTTTTCAGTTCGTCAAGCTTCAACTTTCTGTTCATAACTATTGATAATTGGGGTAAAACTAAAAAATCATTTGCAAAGCCTTTTTTATCTTCGTGTGAAAGTGATCGAAAGTGGCAAAGAAAAAATCATCAACTACATCGAAAAAAGCAAAGGAAACCCCTTTGATGCAACAATATAATAAGATTAAGGCCAAATACCCTGAAGCCCTCTTGCTTTTTCGCGTTGGAGATTTTTACGAAACATTTGGTCAAGATGCCATCACCGCAGCTAATATTCTAGGGATTGTACTCACTGCCCGAAATAATGGTTCTTCGAAACTAGAGCTTGCTGGTTTTCCTCATCATTCACTTGAAACTTACTTACCTAAATTGGTTCGTGCAGGGCAGCGGGTTGCTATCTGTGATCAATTGGAAGACCCAAAGAAAACCAAGAAAATCGTAAAACGTGGGGTTACTGAACTGGTAACACCTGGTGTGGCGTTTAATGAGCAAGTCCTCGACCAAAAAAAGAACAACTTTTTAGCAAGTATCCATTTTGGTAAGAATAAAGCAGGCGTGGCCTTTCTGGATGTTTCAACTGGAGAATTCTTATTGGCCGAAGGGAATTTTGAATATATCGAAAAGCTATTTCAGGGCTTCATGCCATCGGAAGTTTTATTTCAGCGAAACAAGGACAAAGTATTTATAGAGAACTTCGGTGACAAACATTACACTTTCAGACTAGACGACTGGGTTTTTACTGAAGATTTTGCCTACGAAAAGTTGCTGCGGCATTTTGGGACAAAAAGTCTAAAAGGGTTTGGCGTAGAAGATCATCCATTAGGAGTTATTGCAGCCGGAGCGATTCTTCATTACCTCTCGGAGACACAGCATAATAAAGTGGCTCACATATCGAGTATTTCGCGAATTGAAGAAGATCAATACGTTTGGCTAGACAAGTTTACGATTCGTAATCTGGAGATCATTCACTCTCCCAACGAAGATGCCACAACGCTAATCCAGGTTATTGACAAGACGGTGTCTCCTATGGGAGGACGGCTGCTTAAACGATGGGTGGTGCTGCCGTTAAAAGACACGAATCGAATTAACTCCAGATTGGAAATTGTTGAATTTTTTGTCAACAACCAATCCTTCTCACAAGAGCTTAATCAACAGTTGAATAACATCGGTGATTTAGAGCGTTTGATCTCCAAAGTTGCTGCCTTGAGGATTTCTCCAAGAGAAACCGTACAGCTCAAATATGCTTTAAAGACACTGGCCCCGATAAAGAAATTATGTGAAGCTGCTTCGCTTGAAGCTCTACAGAATATAGGTCAGCAAATCAACCTTTGTGAAGCTATTGCCTCCCGTTTAGAAAAAGAAATTAAAGATGACGCTCCTGTTGTATTGAGCAAAGGAGGTGTTATCGCCAGCGGAGTTAATCAGGAATTGGATGACCTGAGAGCTATTTCATTTTCTGGTAAAGACTATTTACTTCAAATGCAACAGCGCTTGTGCGAAGAAACAGGTATCCCCTCTCTGAAGATTGCGTTCAACAACGTCTTTGGTTATTATATTGAAGTCAGGAATACACATAAGGATAAAGTCCCTGAAAATTGGGTCCGTAAGCAAACCCTAACGCAGGCTGAAAGATATATAACCGAAGAACTCAAGGAATACGAGTCTAAAATTCTTGGGGCCGAAGAAAAAATACAGGTATTAGAAGCTCAACTTTTTGAAGAATTGGTGTTTGCTCTTTCAGAATTCCTTCAGCCTATTCAATATAATGCCTCGCTAATTGCGCAGTTAGATTGTCTGCTGTCTTTTGCAAAACTTGCTGTTGAGAATAGCTATACCAAGCCGGTTATTACAAACAGTAAAATCATCGATATTAAGGAGGGTAGACATCCAGTTATTGAACAGAACCTTCCAATTGGAGAGGAATACATTGCCAATGATGTCTATCTGGACGAAGAAAACCAACAAATCATCATGATCACTGGGCCCAACATGAGTGGTAAATCTGCACTTCTCCGACAAACAGCATTAATCATCTTAATGGCTCAAATGGGTAGTTTTGTCCCGGCAAAATCAGCAACTTTTGGATATGTGGATAAGGTATTTACACGAGTTGGTGCAAGTGATAATATCTCTAGCGGAGAATCTACCTTCATGGTAGAGATGAATGAGACGGCTAGTATTCTCAACAACATCTCAGATAGAAGCTTGATCCTACTTGATGAAATTGGAAGAGGCACCAGTACTTATGATGGTATTTCAATTGCCTGGTCCATCGCAGAATATTTGCATCAGCACCCGAAATACAAAGCAAAGACACTTTTCGCCACCCACTACCATGAGCTCAATGAGATGACAACTTCTTTTCCGAGGATTAAAAACTTTAACGTTTCCGTAAAAGAACTCAATAAGCGCATTATTTTTCTTAGAAAACTAGTTGAAGGAGGTAGTGAGCACAGTTTTGGAATCCATGTCGCAAAAGTCGCTGGAATGCCTAACGAAGTGGTGAATAGAGCGAACAAGATCCTGGAACGACTGGAAAAATCTCATAGTTCTGATGAACTATCTGAAAAAGCAAAAGAACTTGCCGCTGATGCCAGTATGCAATTGAGCTTCTTCCAACTTGATGATCCCGTGCTATCTCAGGTTAAAGATGAAATAAAGAATCTTGACATCAACACGCTAACACCTGTGGAGGCACTCATGAAGTTAAATGAAATCAAAAAGCTTGTTGGAGGATAAAAAAAAGCCTCCCAAAACTGGAAGGCTTTCTAACATTTCTTTTTTCGTACCACTTAGATTGTGTTTCCAAACACACTTCCAGTTGCAGATGTTGTTTCTCTAGGGTTTACACAAAGTACAGGAATCTGATCTTCATTTGTGATGATCTGTTGCTCATATCTTGCTCCCAACATACCCATCAATGAATTTCTTTGGAGGTTCATGATCGTAATTAAGTCTGCACCAATCTCTCCAGCAAGATCAAGCAATTGATCTACAAAATCACCAGACTTATCCGCTATGTGAGCAGCACACTTTACATGCTTATCAGCAAGATATTTCTTGGCATAAGCAATGTTTCCATTCAACTTATTTCTCAAGAACTCATCAGATTCTTTTGGTGTAACAATATGCACTTCTGAGTCAAAGTATTTAGCCATGTCGGCAACAATCTCTAATTTTTGTTTCGTTTCATTATGCAAGTCTAATGGAACAAGGATCTTATCGTACCCACTTTTCTTTTCTGTTCCTTTTTGCGTAACGATAAATGGCACCTTTGAATTGGTAATTACCTTCATGGCGTAGCTTCCGGTAACTTTTTGCCAACCGCTTGCTCCATGGGTACCCATAATAATCAGCCCAGCATCTATCTCAGCAGCAACATCACCGATGTCTTCAAAAATGTTTCCTACTCTCGTAATGGATTTAACGTTAACATCTTCATCATACCTTCTCAAGAACTCTATTTCTTCCTCAAGTTTCTTATTTGCCTTATCTAAGTCGTCTTTACTTTCTACGATATTCAAAAGATAAAGCTCTGCCTCTACAGATTTTGCTAAATCAGCTGCATGAATCATTGCTGTGTGTGCTACCTCAGTAAAATCAGTTGGCACTAAGAATTTTTTAATAATCATGGGATTCTAAAATTATAATTTCAATGTTAAAATTCAGAACGTAATATTACGAATTTCTTTCTTCGTGACAATGGTTCACTAAAAATTTTAGAAAAACCATCCTTGTTGACGGGGACTAAATCAGTTCATTCATCCTGATCATCATCTTTCATATCCGCATTGATCCGCCACGACATGGCTCCTGCTGCCAAGGGGAATGCAATTGTAAAGAAAGGAAACTTGATCTTCATGTTCTTGTCAACCAGATAACCTCCAGCCAGTGCTCCAAAAACAAGCAGTATGATTCTAATTTTATTCTTCAATGGTTTTTAAGCGTGCTCTTCCAGGATTTCTTCAACCGTCACTCCAGCTTTAGAAGAAGACCCGTCACTTCGAGATGTGTCTCCACCCATATCACAAGTACCTGTAAATTCAGCACCAGATTCAATTGCTAGCTTGCGCGTAACAATCTTTCCAGTCAATTTAGCGGTAGATTTCAAGGATAGTAATTCCTCTACTTTAATAGTCCCTAGAATTTCTCCTTCAACATCAGCATTCTGGCAAATAATATCGCCATCAACCTTTCCATTCGTACCGATTACAAGCCTACCTTTTGTTTGTACAACACCTTTTACAAACCCATCTATCCTTAGGTTACTATCGGCCTTTATTTCTCCTTCTATACTCGTTCCTTCCACAATTCGATTCAAGCGATCAGGAGCATTCATGCTCACTGTTTTTCCTGAACCACTTGTACTTCCTTTAAACATTGTCTTTGCCATAACTTAGTAATTTGACTTGTTCATTTTTTCAATTTCTTCAATCTCCTCAGCAGTCATTTCTTTGAAGAAGACACGAGAGAAATCGGCCAGTGCCAATCCATTATTGTAAAACCCTCTCACATCAGAATGATACATCGTATAGTTTTCCGTATACCAAAGCACCATTATCGGAGCGTCCTCCATCATGATCTTCTCGGCTTCAGCGAAGTAGTTGTTGCGTTCAATATCATCTACGGTCACTTTTCCTAAATTATACAACGAATCAAATTTAGCATTCGTATATCTCATAACATTAGGATAAGAAGGCTCACTCATAGAAGTTGGCACTTCACCACCGTAGAAAATAGATAAAAAGCTCTCAGGTGAAGGAAAGTCCGCAACCCAAGCAGATCGATAGATTTCAGATTTTCCAAGTTTTGAATTTTCCATTTTTGTTTTGAAGGAAACCTGATCAATGGAGATGGTAATTCCCAGGTTCTCTTTGATTTGTCTCTCGATATCTGTGGACACCAATTTGTGTACATTTCCTCCCAGGTTTATTTCCAATGTAATCTCCGGAAATCCTTCTCCATTAGGATACCCAGCTTCAGCCAAAAGTTGTTTTGCCAACTCAGGATTATAATCATACCCCTTTATTCGGCTAAAGTCATACGTGTTAAAAGCAGGAATCTTTGGTGTAATACCATACATTCCAGGTGTCCCCTGTCCATTAAGCACCTCATTTAAAAGAGAGTTCCTATCGATAGCATAGTTGAATGCTTTCCTTACTCTAACATCATCAAACGGAGGTTGTGTGCAGATGAAAGCATAATACTCCGTACTCAAATCTGGTTGCCTGTCTAAAATTGTTTTTGGAGGGTTATTCTTAAAATTCTCGATATTCTCAGAAACCACCTGAGCGATCTTTGCTGATGGCAAACCTTGAATAAGTGAAAGTTTATGCTCGTTGAACATTTCTAGTTGTTCAAGCTTACTCGGAACAAATGCAAAATGAATAGAATCTAAGTAGGGCAATGCGTTTCCATTTTCGTCTCTACCATAGTACTTTGGATTATAAACCAGGTCAATGGCTTTAGTCATATCCTTAGGCTTAGTGTACATAAAAGGGCCGCATCCAACCGTCATTTCCTTTCCATATTTCTCAAAAGCCTCTTTTGGAATAATACTCGTATTGGGCATTGCAAGAATATAAATAAAGGATGAAGACGGTTCATTCAACGTAAATTTGACCGTGTGATCATCGACAATTTCAAGACCTTCGATGTGATCAGCGGTTCCATTAAAAAAGGCTTCAGCACCCTTCAGATAAGGCTTCAGAAATGAGGAATACGAATATTCACACTCTTTTGAACAAAGCAACTCAAAAGTATATTTTACGTCCTCAGCAGAAAGCACTCTTCCAACGCCTCCTTCAAAGCATTCATCATCATGGAAGCGAACATTATCTCGCAAATGAAAAGTGTATTCAGTTTTCGCATCATTAACCGTCCAATCATCTGCAACAGCAGGTCTTATACTGTAATCTCTTGGATCGTACTCTACCAGCCCATCATGAATTTGTGAAACTACTTTAGACGAAGTAACATCGAGCACTTCTAGTGGGAAGATAGAAGAATAGGTTTCATCTTCACTAACCGACAAAGTACCTCCATAAAAAACGGTTTTTCCGTCTGATTCTCGTTTATTCACCTCTCCACCATCAACTTCATCTCCTTCTGTTTCACAAGAACTGAGCGCAAACAGCGCAAAACCAACTAAAAATAAGTGTTGTAACTTCATATGTTTCACATAAATTTAACACTCAAAGATAGAAAAACCATTTCACATAACCGCAACGATTGTGCAACTTCATTACTTTTAGGTATATTTATTGGAAGAAAGAAGATATCCATCTGCTGTTTAAATATGTTTATCGAATTTAAATACGGTCTGGAAAAGTGAAAAATTGATGGAATAACTTTGAAATTTGAAAAAATGAACTTAATATTGCCCATTGAAAAGGCTATCAACACATTGAAGATTTATACAGAAATGAAAAAATTACTTGCAATAGTTGCTTTATTAAGCTTTGGTTTTGGGTTCGCTCAAAACGAGGCGAGTATTGTGCATGAAGGACATTACCAAGGAAAGAACTTGTACGTTCAAAATCCGTTTGCCGGAAGTGGTGTTGGATTTTGTGTGATCAAAGTGACTGTTAACGGAGACGTAACTACCGATCAAATTTCTTCGAGTGCATTCGAAATTGACTTTGGAAATCTTAACCTTCAACTTGGAGATCCAGTTGTGGTAAAGATCGTTCACAAAACAGATTGCCTTCCTAAAGTGTTGAACCCTGAAGTGTTGAAGCCTAAATCTACTTTTGAAACTACAAGCATTGCTGTTGAAGGCGGAAAAACGTTGAAGTGGAGTACTACTGGCGAGCAAGGTAAGTTGACTTACATTGTTGAACAGTACAGATGGAACAAGTGGATTAAGGTAGGTGAAGTTGACGGGATAGGAACACCAGGAGCCAACAATTATGAATTCCAGGTTGAACTTCATTCTGGTACAAACAAGTTTAGAGTGAAGCAGATTGATTATAGTGGTAAACCTAATATCTCACCTGCAGCTAAGGTTGACTCTGATGCACCTAAGTTGGAGTTGGTTAGTGATAAATCCAGAGATGTTGAGTTCACAGGAAGTACGCTTTACGAGATTTTCGACACTTATGGGAATATGGTAAAGAAAGGTTATGGACAAAAAATCGATTGTTCAAACTTGGAAAAAGGTCTTTACTATGTGAATTACGACAACACCACGGGTGACGTTTGGAATAAGAACAAGAAATAATTCACAGAATAATATTAAGAATCCAGACACTCATTGAGGTCTGGATTTTTTTTGCTCAATACTTTAGAGATGAAAAAAATAGAACACCTTGGAATTGCAGTCAAAGATCTGAAGAAATCGAATGAAATATTTTCTAAACTCTTGAACACTGCCCCATACAAAGAGGAAGCTGTTGAAAGTGAGGGAGTAACAACTTCATTCTTTCAGGTTGGTGATAGCAAGATTGAACTATTACAAGCTACCCGATCAGACAGTCCAATTGCAAAGTTTATTGAGAAAAAAGGCGAAGGCATTCATCACGTGGCCTTCAATGTTGAGGATATTGAGAAAGAGATCGAACGATTACAAGAAGAAGGGTTTGAATTGATTCACAAGCAGGCCAAACCAGGAGCGGATAACATGCTGATTGCCTTTTTGCACCCAAAATCTACAAACGGGATGCTTGTGGAAATCTGTCAGCAAATAGTTGACTGACATCCACATGTCGCTCCAAATGAACCGCTGTAATTCCAGCGGACTGCGCGCCTTCTATATGCTGAATAGAGTCATCAATAAAAATGGTCTTCTCAGCTGCTAGACCATTTTCATCCAATACCAGTTGAAAACATTCACGATCAGGTTTTCGAAAGCCTATTCTATGCGATAAGTAAACTCTCTCGAATGAATTGTATAACACGTTCTCTGGATAATTTTGATCAATTATTTTTAGAAATGCCGCTTCGTGAATTTCGTTGGTATTACTCAATAGAAATATCCTAAAGGCTTTGCCAAGCTCCATCAGGAGTTCTATTCGGTGTTGCGGAAGGTCAAGCAGCATTGCGTTCCAGGCAGCAATTACATCTTCCTCTGAAGCCTCGGGAATAACTTCAGTAAGTTCACTTAGAAAGGTTTTCTTCGTAATTTTTCCTTTTTCAAACTGATCAAACAACCCTGTTTGGCGTTTTTGAGAGTATAAATCATCAAAACTACTTAAGCCCAATTTTTTAAACGCCTTTGCCGTAAGTTCATAATCAATGTTAAGCAATACCCCACCAAGGTCAAAAATGATATTTTCTTTGTCGTTCAAGTCAAGCATTTCCATTTTTTATTGCGTAAGTCAGCGCAAATATGTAAAATTGCAACCTCTTTTTCAAGAATATTCTTGAAAGGGCTCTAAATCCCAAACAAATCGGGATGGTTAGAGTGAAGAGGGCTCTTAGCTCAGCTGGTTAGAGCACCTGACTCATAATCAGGGGGTCCACGGTTCGAGCCCGTGAGAGCCCACCAAAAGGCAGTCCTATTTCGCTAGATGTAGTGATCGGCTGCCTTTTTAATTTTTATTCATTTCACACGTAGTTTTACGATATCTTTGATATTCACTACATTTGCCAATAGATATTGATTTTATGAATTCATCCAGTTTAAGCTACAATACCGAAAGGGACGACATGGTTATTCCCGAGTACGGAAGAAACGTACAGAACATGATCGCTGTAGCAAAAAGTATTGACGACAAAGAAGAAAGAAACCGTTGTGCTCAGGCCATCATTAAAGTAATGGGTCAATTAAACCCTCACCTACGTGATGTAGAGGACTTCAACCATAAACTTTGGGCTCATTTATTCATCATGTC
This genomic interval carries:
- the mutS gene encoding DNA mismatch repair protein MutS yields the protein MQQYNKIKAKYPEALLLFRVGDFYETFGQDAITAANILGIVLTARNNGSSKLELAGFPHHSLETYLPKLVRAGQRVAICDQLEDPKKTKKIVKRGVTELVTPGVAFNEQVLDQKKNNFLASIHFGKNKAGVAFLDVSTGEFLLAEGNFEYIEKLFQGFMPSEVLFQRNKDKVFIENFGDKHYTFRLDDWVFTEDFAYEKLLRHFGTKSLKGFGVEDHPLGVIAAGAILHYLSETQHNKVAHISSISRIEEDQYVWLDKFTIRNLEIIHSPNEDATTLIQVIDKTVSPMGGRLLKRWVVLPLKDTNRINSRLEIVEFFVNNQSFSQELNQQLNNIGDLERLISKVAALRISPRETVQLKYALKTLAPIKKLCEAASLEALQNIGQQINLCEAIASRLEKEIKDDAPVVLSKGGVIASGVNQELDDLRAISFSGKDYLLQMQQRLCEETGIPSLKIAFNNVFGYYIEVRNTHKDKVPENWVRKQTLTQAERYITEELKEYESKILGAEEKIQVLEAQLFEELVFALSEFLQPIQYNASLIAQLDCLLSFAKLAVENSYTKPVITNSKIIDIKEGRHPVIEQNLPIGEEYIANDVYLDEENQQIIMITGPNMSGKSALLRQTALIILMAQMGSFVPAKSATFGYVDKVFTRVGASDNISSGESTFMVEMNETASILNNISDRSLILLDEIGRGTSTYDGISIAWSIAEYLHQHPKYKAKTLFATHYHELNEMTTSFPRIKNFNVSVKELNKRIIFLRKLVEGGSEHSFGIHVAKVAGMPNEVVNRANKILERLEKSHSSDELSEKAKELAADASMQLSFFQLDDPVLSQVKDEIKNLDINTLTPVEALMKLNEIKKLVGG
- a CDS encoding universal stress protein, which codes for MIIKKFLVPTDFTEVAHTAMIHAADLAKSVEAELYLLNIVESKDDLDKANKKLEEEIEFLRRYDEDVNVKSITRVGNIFEDIGDVAAEIDAGLIIMGTHGASGWQKVTGSYAMKVITNSKVPFIVTQKGTEKKSGYDKILVPLDLHNETKQKLEIVADMAKYFDSEVHIVTPKESDEFLRNKLNGNIAYAKKYLADKHVKCAAHIADKSGDFVDQLLDLAGEIGADLITIMNLQRNSLMGMLGARYEQQIITNEDQIPVLCVNPRETTSATGSVFGNTI
- a CDS encoding bactofilin family protein, with amino-acid sequence MAKTMFKGSTSGSGKTVSMNAPDRLNRIVEGTSIEGEIKADSNLRIDGFVKGVVQTKGRLVIGTNGKVDGDIICQNADVEGEILGTIKVEELLSLKSTAKLTGKIVTRKLAIESGAEFTGTCDMGGDTSRSDGSSSKAGVTVEEILEEHA
- a CDS encoding ABC transporter substrate-binding protein → MKLQHLFLVGFALFALSSCETEGDEVDGGEVNKRESDGKTVFYGGTLSVSEDETYSSIFPLEVLDVTSSKVVSQIHDGLVEYDPRDYSIRPAVADDWTVNDAKTEYTFHLRDNVRFHDDECFEGGVGRVLSAEDVKYTFELLCSKECEYSYSSFLKPYLKGAEAFFNGTADHIEGLEIVDDHTVKFTLNEPSSSFIYILAMPNTSIIPKEAFEKYGKEMTVGCGPFMYTKPKDMTKAIDLVYNPKYYGRDENGNALPYLDSIHFAFVPSKLEQLEMFNEHKLSLIQGLPSAKIAQVVSENIENFKNNPPKTILDRQPDLSTEYYAFICTQPPFDDVRVRKAFNYAIDRNSLLNEVLNGQGTPGMYGITPKIPAFNTYDFSRIKGYDYNPELAKQLLAEAGYPNGEGFPEITLEINLGGNVHKLVSTDIERQIKENLGITISIDQVSFKTKMENSKLGKSEIYRSAWVADFPSPESFLSIFYGGEVPTSMSEPSYPNVMRYTNAKFDSLYNLGKVTVDDIERNNYFAEAEKIMMEDAPIMVLWYTENYTMYHSDVRGFYNNGLALADFSRVFFKEMTAEEIEEIEKMNKSNY
- the mce gene encoding methylmalonyl-CoA epimerase; translation: MKKIEHLGIAVKDLKKSNEIFSKLLNTAPYKEEAVESEGVTTSFFQVGDSKIELLQATRSDSPIAKFIEKKGEGIHHVAFNVEDIEKEIERLQEEGFELIHKQAKPGADNMLIAFLHPKSTNGMLVEICQQIVD
- a CDS encoding HAD family hydrolase, coding for MLDLNDKENIIFDLGGVLLNIDYELTAKAFKKLGLSSFDDLYSQKRQTGLFDQFEKGKITKKTFLSELTEVIPEASEEDVIAAWNAMLLDLPQHRIELLMELGKAFRIFLLSNTNEIHEAAFLKIIDQNYPENVLYNSFERVYLSHRIGFRKPDRECFQLVLDENGLAAEKTIFIDDSIQHIEGAQSAGITAVHLERHVDVSQLFADRFPQASRL